The Syntrophaceae bacterium DNA segment CCTTCGGCGAGAGGGGATTCCGCAACCTGACGAACAGCAAGCACCCCGTGAATACCCCCAAGGACATCAATGGTTTGAAGATCCGGGTCATGCAGAATCCGGTCTATGTTGATTCTTTCAAGGCGCTGGGAGCCAATGCCGTGCCGATGGCCTGGACGGAGGTCCTCACGGCGCTTCAGCAGGGGACGGTGGACGGGCAGGAGAACCCCCTCAATGTCATCATGGCTTTCAAACTGTACGAAACGCAGAAATATTTGAGCATCACGCGCCACGCCTATGCTCCCGCCCCCATCATCATGAGCATGAGCACCTGGAAAAAGCTCACCCCCGCCCAGCAGGGAATCGTCAAGAAAGCCGCTCAGGAAGCGGCCGAGTACGAGCGAGCCTGGGACAACCGGATGGAGGCGGGCTGGCTGAAGGAGCTCAAGGCGAAAGGCATGGTCGTGGCGACGCCGGACTTGAAGCTCTTCCGCAAGGCCGTCAAGCCGGTCTATGACCAGTACACGCCCAAATATGGAAAAGGCCTGATCGAGTCCATCCAGAACACGAAGTGATGGAATCCGTGACGGCGTCGGAGCGGAAACGGGGAGAGGGGGCGGCAACCGCCTCCTCCCGCCTTTTGCAGTTGAGCGACCGGATCAACGGCTGGAGTGAAAAACTCCTGTTTGTGCTGATGCTGGCCATGATCTTTTTCACCACGATCCAGGTCGTCTTTCGGGTCCTCTTCACCGCATTTTCCTGGACCGAAGAGATCACCTGCTTCCTCCTGTTCTTCGCATCCCTGGTGGGAACCTCCGTGGCATTCAAGAGAGGCGCCCACATTGCCGTGACGTTCATCGTCCAGCGCCTTCCCGGAGCAGGGCAAAAGGCCCTGGCGATTGGGGTTCATCTCCTCGGGATCCTTTTCTTCGCTGTCATTGCAATTTACGGAACCCTGCTCATGGGGACCGAATCCCAACAGCTGTCTCCAGGCCTGCAAATTCCGATGCTCTGGATCTATATCGCATTTCCCGTCATGGGTGCGGTGATCATCCTCCACCTTCTGGCCGGGATCCGGCAGACAATCGGGAAGGCCTGAGTCATGGGCTGGATCCTGTTCGGAAGCTTTTTCTTCCTCCTGCTCGTCGGCGTTCCCGTCGGACTGGCGGTGGGCCTCTCCGCACTCATCATCTTTGTGGTTTCAGGCATTCCCCTGCAGATGGTGCCCCAGACCTTCTTTGAAGGAAGCAGCTCCTATGCCCTGGTTGCGGTTCCCTTTTTCATCCTTGCCGGAGACATTCTGGCCCGGGGAGGCATCTCGGAGCGGATTCTGGCCATCGCCGAAGCGACCATCGGGCGAATCCGGGGGGGCCTCGGAATCGTGGCCACATGTGCGTCCATGTTTATCGCCGCGATTTCCGGTTCGGGGGCGGCGACCACGGCGGCAGTGGGCGCATCGCTCCTGCCGGAGATGAACAAGAAAAAATACGACACGGATTTTTCCGCAGCCCTCATCGCTTCCTCCGGATCCATTGGTGTCGTCATCCCGCCCAGCGTCCCCATGGTACTTTATGCGGTCATCGCCGGGGAATCCGTAGCCAAGCTCTTCCTGGGAGGCTTTATTCCGGGAACACTGATGGGCACAGGCCTGATCGCCTATGCCGTCTGGTATTCGAACAGGCAGGGCTATCCCGCCAGCGAAAAGCTGCCGACCCGAATGGTCGTCCGGCGTTTTTTCGATTCCCTCTGGGGGCTTGTGACCCCCGTGATCATTCTGGGCGGGATTTTTGCGGGCTATTTCACCCCTTCGGAAGCGGCTGCCATCGCCGTTGATTATACGCTGCTCATCGCCTGGCTCGTCTACAGGACCCTGACCTTCCGGCGGTTTTATGAACTGGTGGTCGGCGCAGGGGTCACGTCCGCCCTGATCATGTTCATCATCGGCACCGCGAAAATTTTCGGTTGGGGGCTTGCCTTCTATGAAATCCCCGAAGCCGTTGCCAGATCCATGGTCGTCATTGCGGGAAACAGCTCTCTTCTGATCTACCTGATGATCAACGTCATTATCCTGATCGCCGGTTTTTTCATGGAGACGGCGTCCGCCCTGATCATTTTGACCCCCATCTTTCTTCCCCTGATTGCCGCCGTCGGCGGGGACGCCATCCATTTCGGCGTGATCATGACGATCGGCCTGGCCATCGGCATGGCGACCCCACCCATGGCCATCAACATTTTCGTGGCCAGTGCGATCAGCAGCCGCTCTCTGGAGCAGATCAGCAGGGCAATCTGGCCCATGGTCATCATTCTCATCGCCGTGCTTCTGATCTGCACCTATTTCCCCTGGTTTGTCATGGTCCTGCCGAAGGCCTTCATGGGCGTGCAATAAAAGACGCCTGTCCCTCCATGATCCGTGTTAAAAAATCTTTCGCTTTTTGCACTGCCGGAAGCCGTTCCGGCAGTGCATGGCGCACATCCACTTGGAGAATGGCCGTTTTGAAGAGTTCCGTTTCGATGGAACGACGGGGGCGACGACGATCCCGGTTCGGGACATGAACCCCACATGTCGATTCCATGCGGTGTCAATCCGCCGGACGGAACGGGAATTCCAGCCGCCAT contains these protein-coding regions:
- a CDS encoding TRAP transporter large permease — its product is MGWILFGSFFFLLLVGVPVGLAVGLSALIIFVVSGIPLQMVPQTFFEGSSSYALVAVPFFILAGDILARGGISERILAIAEATIGRIRGGLGIVATCASMFIAAISGSGAATTAAVGASLLPEMNKKKYDTDFSAALIASSGSIGVVIPPSVPMVLYAVIAGESVAKLFLGGFIPGTLMGTGLIAYAVWYSNRQGYPASEKLPTRMVVRRFFDSLWGLVTPVIILGGIFAGYFTPSEAAAIAVDYTLLIAWLVYRTLTFRRFYELVVGAGVTSALIMFIIGTAKIFGWGLAFYEIPEAVARSMVVIAGNSSLLIYLMINVIILIAGFFMETASALIILTPIFLPLIAAVGGDAIHFGVIMTIGLAIGMATPPMAINIFVASAISSRSLEQISRAIWPMVIILIAVLLICTYFPWFVMVLPKAFMGVQ
- a CDS encoding TRAP transporter small permease, whose amino-acid sequence is MESVTASERKRGEGAATASSRLLQLSDRINGWSEKLLFVLMLAMIFFTTIQVVFRVLFTAFSWTEEITCFLLFFASLVGTSVAFKRGAHIAVTFIVQRLPGAGQKALAIGVHLLGILFFAVIAIYGTLLMGTESQQLSPGLQIPMLWIYIAFPVMGAVIILHLLAGIRQTIGKA
- a CDS encoding DctP family TRAP transporter solute-binding subunit, whose translation is MKRLLSCLMIVVFTLAGSAFAMEIKFAHVVNEKDAFQVAAVKFKELVESRSQGALTVNIFPNAKLGDERTLLERMKMGIVDAGIITSGPIINFVPSFGVIDLPFLFRDPKHAYKVLDGSIGQKLMADLESQGWKGLAFGERGFRNLTNSKHPVNTPKDINGLKIRVMQNPVYVDSFKALGANAVPMAWTEVLTALQQGTVDGQENPLNVIMAFKLYETQKYLSITRHAYAPAPIIMSMSTWKKLTPAQQGIVKKAAQEAAEYERAWDNRMEAGWLKELKAKGMVVATPDLKLFRKAVKPVYDQYTPKYGKGLIESIQNTK